The window TGCAACTGCCATATGATAAAGTTGTGGTGGCCTCTGACTGCCTGACGCTGATCAACAAGTTCCGATCAAGAAAGGTGGATCGCTCACATACGGGGATTATCGTTGAAGATATTAAACAACTGATGAGAGTTTCCTCTGttgtcttttcttttatccatATAAGTAGAAATTGTAATGAGGTAGCTCATGCTTTGGCTAAGTCAGCTGATCAGTTGTGTGTGTCAGAATGGTTTCATTCTCCTCCTGAACTTATTTTGTCAAAACTCTGTAATGATCGCCGTTGATCAATGAAAGATACCTAttactctcaaaaaaaaaagtcagcaACACCGTCTGAAGAACATCTCAGACATTCACCACTCAATCAATGACTCAAAAGGGGGAAGCAGAAAAATCAGATTCAAGCGCCTGACAGAACGCGATATATACCACAGGCAAGACGTCCGAAACATTTTGTTGCACGGAAGATTACAGGTACcaccagaaaagaaaaaaaaaagtcaaaggAGATAAGAAACGGAGACATTATGTCCTTGTGGAGTTAACACTGACGACAGCCTATATACATCAAGGATGCAGGTGCACGGGTTGATGCTTTGTCAGGCTCCTAGCTGCGTAAGAAGGAAGCTTCCATGGACTGCAGGATGCTTGCCGTGTCAAACCTGAAGTTTCTGAAGCTTCTACCGGGGCGGTTGTCAACATGCTGCGCGTCAGATCCTGCTCTAGCAACAGGGTTCTCGACAGGGGCACCACTGCTTGACGAATTCTTCGCCTTCCACACCGTACCTGCCCAATGCCACGTTATCCTGCGTCTGATGAAAATTATGGGAGAACAAACTACAAGCTCGACTAGGATCAGAGTGCAGTTAGACATATATTCAGCAGAATTGTTAAGGCAAATTTTGTTTGTGGATTGTTCAAAGAACATAAAGCTTCTGTAATCCTGAACACAATGGGTGCATGAGGGAGCAGAATAAACCTCTAGCAGATGCCTCTGATTTCTGATACAGCACGGGAGGATGCGTGGCAATCCAAGCCTTTAGACCCCTGGAGGAAGAACAAGGTCAGACACAAAACAATGTataagtaaaaaaaattatgctgTGGGCAAGTAGGTGACTTGACGCAGAATAAAACAAGCACATTCTTGGGTTCCACCACCCCCCTCCTCTTGAGAAAAACTACAACGGTGGCAATGCCCCATAACAGCATCTAcccaaaaaaaatacaagaaatAAAATGTAAACCAGAAGATACTGACGTCAAAAAAGGAGCAACCATGTACAGCTTCATTCCATTCACTCCACGAGATACCGCATCATCACTAGCTGGTAAAAGATCGTCAATTCTGTGCCATGAGATTTCCTATCAAATTTACAGAGAAAGGTAGCTTAGTTGTATCATTTCgtagttttcaaaagaaaaggaaaataattgAAATCGAAAAGGTGTAATGAAGGAAAGTCAATCAATGAAATCAACAGTAGCTTCAATGTAACACTATGTAGTCAACAACATGGGACAGAGTGATATCTAACACTCAGAGCAGTTTGTAAAGTGTAGgccatattatattttttttaaaaaaaacactgcAGCTGCAAGCAAAGACTGCCATAAAGAAAATGAGGATCTGTGGAGCAACCTTTTATTCAGCACAGAGCTAACATTACCACTTACTAAGCGAAAACGAAGTTTTTGATGGTCAAGCAACTATGCAATATACTACCATTTctggtatattttaattttaaagAGCAGCCTGGCAAGCTCTTTGAAAGCCTATCTGCATAAAGTATATATAGAGCCAAGTAGAGCAGCAATAAGAGAagagggggggtggggggggggggtgggggggtggGAGGAGCATTCTGCCTCTATGCTCATAAGAGTGTTCAAAACTTATCGTACACTGATTTCCTTCTTTGTTTGAGGTGCAAACACAGTATCTCTCTTAACACCAGTTATGATATAGAGCCGAACTTTTTGTTGTCCAATTGAAACTTCAATGTAATCATCCAAATTTAATAGCGTAGAAACATCACACCCAGTTTCCTCCAGAACCTGCATTGTTGTGCAAGTAGATGTTACTTAGCAAAAATTACTTATGGGCCGAACAAGAGGAATTGTTGAATATAAACATTATAAGTGATTTAGGTTGGATACAGGCTGAAAACTATCATCACAGGTTTTCAAGTAGCTCATGCAAAGCAATGGCTATAGCATACGAAAAACCTCTATGCTCAATaaagttatgcaaaaaaaatGCTTTAAAGAAGCTAAATAGAATGAtcatatttctttctttctttgtgaAAAAAGTTATAAACTGCCATTCACTTGTTGTCTTTTATATTGATACATCTTGCCGATAGCGTAAAAGAAAATTTAACTCCTGCAGACCACATCAATGTCAAAGGGGTTCATTACCAATGAAATGTGCATGCCTAGCCAAACAGCCATTTGCCATGAAAGGAGCATTTAATTGCGAACATTCAGCGTTAGAGCACAGCGATCTAGACATATGAAATGTGCAATGAAGAAAAGTAAACAATTTGTAGCTCAAACCAAGCAAAGACTATAATCATCTAGAAGCAGGAAACAGTGTTCAGTGATATCTAAGAAACCTATTTGCTTGCTGCAAGTAAAATATGCCCAAAAGAAACCGCATCGTTCACTAAAAAATGAGAAGAGACTGCAGGGCAAAACATGACACAGGCAGAAGTTTACTTCTCTAACAGCACAGGTGTGATCTTCCTCATCTTTATTCCTCTTTCCACGAGGAAAGCTCCAGCTGGCCCCAGCTTTCCATCCCTTAACAAGCAAGCACTGTAGAGAAGGGGCAAAGGTGAATTAACCTTGAAAAACGATAAAAATTCCAACAAATTTGGGCTCTAAAAGGATCAAAGAAAAAAGGCAAAGCTTCAATTATGTATGTGCGTGTGCCCGGTTTATTCCAGAGCAGTGTGTGAATTTGTATGCGCAGGGCAACTTCATTATAGACCATCAATAGTCATGGTTTTTCCTTTATTAAATCCGGTTGACTATAACTGGCAGAATAATGTTCGGCATACTCAAATCCAATGtttgataaagaaaagaaaatgctgCTGTGCAACCTACATTCCCACTTCTAATTCTCAAATCTTAATCAGGGAACTCCTAAAATGCAATAGATTGGGCAGTAAAATATCAATAAATTACCCTCTCATAGGTGTCATCCAGGATGATGGCGCCGGACACAGGGACGCGGAACTTGTAGTTGTTGAAGTCCTTGTAGATATCATCCAGGTGCGCGATGTAGGGCCTGAGAGCAGTGCAGCT is drawn from Panicum virgatum strain AP13 chromosome 1N, P.virgatum_v5, whole genome shotgun sequence and contains these coding sequences:
- the LOC120657545 gene encoding mRNA-decapping enzyme subunit 2-like, whose product is MAMAGGGGLNRSSSRGQMPPQELLDDLCSRFLLNVPKEELESFERILFLLEQAHWFYEDNSVEHNPNLKSLSFKDFTSLMFKSCTALRPYIAHLDDIYKDFNNYKFRVPVSGAIILDDTYERCLLVKGWKAGASWSFPRGKRNKDEEDHTCAVREVLEETGCDVSTLLNLDDYIEVSIGQQKVRLYIITGVKRDTVFAPQTKKEISEISWHRIDDLLPASDDAVSRGVNGMKLYMVAPFLTGLKAWIATHPPVLYQKSEASARGTVWKAKNSSSSGAPVENPVARAGSDAQHVDNRPGRSFRNFRFDTASILQSMEASFLRS